From a region of the Mercurialis annua linkage group LG1-X, ddMerAnnu1.2, whole genome shotgun sequence genome:
- the LOC126668088 gene encoding uncharacterized protein LOC126668088 has product MAQCSLANGQAESSNKTIINIVQKMLEENPRDWHRILSEALEAYRTSRRNATGVSPFMLTYGHDAMLPIEVVVRSLRVAKQNHLTPEDYNETMMMELENLEEGRLQALNNMIIQKKKVSRSYNKKVRPKTFQEDELVWKLILPPGTKDREYGKWSTNWEGPFLVHKVMKGNAY; this is encoded by the exons ATGGCACAATGTTCACTG GCCAATGGCCAAGCTGAATCTTCTAATAAAACTATCATCAATATAGTTCAAAAGATGTTGGAAGAAAATCCAAGGGATTGGCATCGAATTTTATCAGAAGCACTAGAGGCATATCGCACCTCTAGGCGAAATGCTACTGGAGTAAGTCCATTTATGCTAACCTATGGTCATGATGCAATGTTACCCATAGAGGTGGTGGTGAGGTCGTTGAGAGTAGCTAAGCAGAATCATTTGACTCCAGAAGATTACAATGAAACCATGATGATGGAGTTAGAAAATTTAGAAGAAGGGAGACTTCAGGCTTTAAACAATATGATTATACAGAAAAAGAAAGTCTCCAGAAGCTACAACAAGAAAGTTAGACCTAAGACATTTCAAGAGGATGAGCTAGTATGGAAGTTGATCTTACCCCCTGGTACTAAAGACAGAGAATATGGGAAATGGTCTACTAATTGGGAAGGGCCATTCTTAGTCCACAAGGTGATGAAGGGGAATGCATACTAG